In one window of Meiothermus sp. DNA:
- a CDS encoding glycosyltransferase family 2 protein, whose translation MDFSVVIPTHNRVELVIRTVAAFLAQQGVDFEVIVVDDGSTDETPQVLGALRDPRLRVLRQPNAGLAAARNAGLARARAQYVLFNDDDVVPEKGFLRAHLELHQRYPRSAAVSRTYVPEALGQDPFTRFWRERAESGVRGRANGSPLGWGGFWFASLSLPCGLAEPFAAFGGYGWEEHELGLRLWRKGLWPRLALGARAAHEDRVNLETMMKKARSMGRMAWQFYRMHPSPQVALWTGANPASLTLKRRLYPWDRALRLLEKRGWEQGAGAFRRYRFLLEAAYTQGLLEGRGG comes from the coding sequence ATGGACTTTAGTGTCGTAATTCCCACGCACAACCGGGTTGAACTGGTCATCCGGACGGTGGCGGCTTTCCTGGCGCAGCAGGGGGTCGATTTTGAGGTAATCGTGGTGGACGACGGCTCTACCGACGAGACCCCCCAGGTATTGGGTGCGCTCCGCGACCCCCGGCTGCGCGTGCTGCGTCAGCCGAATGCAGGCCTGGCCGCTGCGCGCAACGCGGGGCTGGCCCGGGCCCGGGCCCAGTATGTGCTCTTCAACGACGACGACGTGGTGCCAGAAAAGGGCTTTTTGCGGGCCCATCTGGAACTGCACCAGCGCTATCCCCGCTCGGCAGCGGTGAGCCGCACCTATGTACCCGAAGCGCTGGGGCAAGACCCCTTCACCCGTTTCTGGCGGGAGAGGGCCGAGTCGGGGGTGCGGGGTAGGGCCAACGGCTCGCCTTTAGGCTGGGGCGGGTTCTGGTTTGCCAGCCTCTCCCTGCCGTGCGGGCTGGCCGAGCCCTTCGCTGCTTTTGGGGGCTATGGCTGGGAAGAACATGAGCTGGGTCTTCGGCTCTGGCGCAAAGGGTTATGGCCCCGCCTGGCCTTGGGGGCACGGGCCGCGCACGAGGACCGGGTCAACCTGGAAACCATGATGAAAAAAGCGCGGAGCATGGGGCGCATGGCCTGGCAGTTTTACCGGATGCACCCCAGCCCGCAGGTGGCCCTCTGGACCGGGGCTAATCCCGCCTCGCTGACCCTGAAGCGCCGACTTTACCCGTGGGACAGGGCCCTGAGGCTTTTGGAAAAGCGCGGCTGGGAACAGGGGGCGGGGGCTTTCAGGCGGTACCGGTTTTTGCTCGAGGCCGCCTATACCCAGGGGCTTCTGGAGGGTAGGGGTGGCTGA
- a CDS encoding glycosyltransferase family 2 protein, protein MAEPLIYILILNYRAWRDTVACLGALEKLEYPNYRVLVLDNASDNDSVAQIRAAFPKVEVMELGRNLGYAGGNNVGIRRALTEGAAYVWLLNPDTLPDARALAAMVEQAQQDVQIGAVGSVLYEMDRPEQVQAWGGGEVVLPWGLIRLLNHPGQTPRLNYISGASLLLRREALERVGLLDEGFFMYGEDADMGLRLLKSGFKLAVAPQARVWHKGGTSWHGSLKADEHFAAYNVRLFRKHAPRPGLAVAGYAFFWLVEFSLRGRFDRVGALWRGLRRGWRLPLSV, encoded by the coding sequence GTGGCTGAGCCTCTGATTTACATTCTGATTCTCAACTACCGGGCCTGGCGCGACACGGTGGCCTGCCTGGGGGCTTTGGAAAAACTCGAGTACCCCAACTACCGAGTGCTGGTGCTGGACAACGCTTCCGACAACGACTCGGTGGCGCAGATCCGGGCGGCGTTTCCAAAAGTAGAGGTCATGGAACTGGGGCGCAACCTGGGGTATGCAGGCGGCAACAACGTGGGGATCCGGCGGGCCCTGACCGAAGGGGCCGCGTACGTCTGGCTCCTAAACCCGGATACCCTGCCCGACGCCCGGGCGCTCGCTGCCATGGTTGAGCAAGCCCAGCAGGATGTCCAGATCGGGGCGGTGGGATCGGTGCTCTACGAGATGGACAGGCCCGAACAGGTACAGGCCTGGGGTGGGGGCGAGGTGGTGCTGCCCTGGGGTCTAATTCGTTTGCTGAACCATCCGGGGCAGACCCCTCGGTTGAACTACATCAGTGGGGCCAGCCTGTTGCTGCGGCGGGAGGCGCTCGAGCGGGTGGGTTTGCTGGACGAAGGTTTTTTCATGTACGGCGAGGATGCTGATATGGGGTTGCGGCTCCTGAAAAGCGGTTTCAAGCTGGCCGTGGCGCCCCAGGCGCGGGTGTGGCACAAGGGAGGCACTTCCTGGCATGGAAGCCTGAAGGCCGACGAGCACTTTGCTGCGTACAACGTTCGCCTGTTTCGTAAGCACGCTCCCCGGCCTGGACTGGCGGTGGCAGGGTATGCCTTCTTTTGGCTGGTTGAGTTCAGCCTGCGGGGCCGCTTCGACAGGGTGGGGGCTTTGTGGCGGGGCTTAAGGCGCGGCTGGCGGCTTCCGCTCTCGGTATAA
- the trpD gene encoding anthranilate phosphoribosyltransferase: protein MDELKKALLAEPLSQTEAHALMQRIMSGDLTPVQTAGVLMALRTRGETAEEIAGFAAGMREAALRVETRRKPLMDIVGTGGVAPDAFNISTTTCFVVAAGGVAVAKHGNRAASSRSGSFDLLEALGVRIDLPLEKVAEAIETLGLGFLFARNHHPAMRYVAPVRAELGVRTVFNLLGPLTNPAFASLNLVGVSSPGLVEPFARVLRDLGSSRALVVHGRMARGGGLEAIDELVLGENIVAELKDGQIRLYELRPEEVGLPPAPYDAIGGGTAAENAVEARAILGGQQKGPKRDAVALNAGAAFYLAGKASGIAEGVVLAQTLLDSGAGLEVLERLVKLTQA from the coding sequence GTGGACGAACTTAAAAAAGCCCTACTGGCCGAGCCCCTATCCCAGACCGAGGCCCATGCCCTGATGCAGCGCATCATGTCGGGTGACCTAACCCCGGTGCAGACCGCCGGGGTGCTGATGGCCTTGCGTACCCGGGGTGAAACCGCTGAGGAAATTGCCGGATTTGCCGCGGGGATGCGCGAAGCAGCGCTGCGCGTAGAAACCCGGCGCAAGCCCCTTATGGACATCGTGGGCACCGGGGGGGTGGCCCCGGATGCCTTCAATATTTCCACCACCACCTGCTTTGTGGTGGCTGCGGGCGGGGTCGCGGTGGCCAAGCACGGCAATCGCGCCGCATCTTCCCGGTCGGGGTCTTTTGATTTGCTCGAGGCCCTGGGGGTGCGCATCGATCTTCCGCTTGAAAAAGTAGCCGAGGCCATCGAGACCTTGGGCCTGGGCTTCTTGTTTGCCCGCAACCACCACCCGGCTATGCGCTATGTGGCCCCGGTGCGGGCCGAGCTGGGGGTTCGCACCGTTTTTAACCTGCTGGGCCCCCTGACCAACCCGGCTTTTGCCAGCCTGAACCTGGTGGGTGTGAGCAGCCCCGGGCTGGTAGAACCGTTTGCCAGGGTGCTACGCGATCTGGGCTCGAGCCGGGCCCTGGTGGTGCATGGCCGGATGGCCCGCGGGGGGGGCCTCGAGGCCATCGACGAACTGGTGCTGGGCGAAAACATCGTGGCTGAACTGAAAGACGGACAGATTCGGCTGTATGAGCTCCGTCCTGAGGAAGTGGGGCTGCCACCGGCCCCCTACGACGCAATTGGTGGAGGCACCGCAGCCGAAAATGCTGTGGAGGCACGGGCCATTCTGGGCGGCCAACAAAAAGGCCCCAAGCGCGATGCAGTGGCTTTAAATGCCGGAGCGGCTTTTTACTTAGCAGGTAAAGCCTCCGGCATCGCTGAGGGGGTTGTGCTGGCCCAGACTTTGCTGGACAGTGGGGCGGGCCTCGAGGTGCTCGAGCGCCTGGTCAAGCTCACCCAGGCATGA
- a CDS encoding HAD family hydrolase, translated as MRWLTFDLDGTLADWPFRHLMRPHMEPLLAQPTIRAALREEYLNRLAQGDPTRVYDWGDIHRAVQEKLGLPPIFPNLLEVLAEARFEHGMVYPDVPAGLAAFRSQGYRIAVATNGLAKYQQILVDKLAIPYDRILAPDISQALKPDPAFWNPVRNELADTIVHIGDLLSQDIWGANEAGLVAVWIWRTMPQDWRATPVHERTRHPDLNAVIAARVQSELEEHGFVGRVRPEAPPRPDYILADLHELQAVLQQAD; from the coding sequence ATGCGTTGGCTGACCTTCGACCTCGACGGCACCCTGGCCGACTGGCCCTTCCGTCATCTGATGCGGCCCCACATGGAGCCTTTGCTGGCCCAACCGACCATCCGAGCGGCCCTGCGCGAGGAGTACCTGAATCGGCTTGCCCAGGGTGACCCCACACGGGTCTACGACTGGGGCGACATTCATCGCGCCGTGCAGGAAAAACTGGGACTACCGCCCATCTTTCCTAATCTCCTCGAGGTGCTGGCGGAGGCCAGGTTTGAACACGGGATGGTCTACCCCGATGTACCCGCTGGGCTGGCGGCGTTCCGCAGCCAGGGCTACCGCATTGCGGTAGCGACCAATGGCCTGGCCAAGTATCAACAAATTCTGGTAGACAAGCTGGCCATCCCCTACGACCGGATTCTGGCCCCGGATATTTCGCAAGCCCTCAAGCCCGACCCGGCTTTCTGGAACCCGGTGCGAAACGAACTGGCAGACACTATTGTGCACATCGGCGACCTGCTCAGTCAGGACATCTGGGGAGCCAACGAAGCGGGCCTGGTCGCGGTGTGGATCTGGCGCACCATGCCCCAGGACTGGCGAGCAACGCCCGTACATGAGCGCACCCGCCACCCAGATCTGAACGCCGTAATCGCAGCCAGGGTACAGAGTGAACTCGAGGAGCACGGCTTTGTGGGCCGCGTTCGCCCCGAGGCCCCGCCCCGGCCCGATTACATCTTGGCCGACCTGCACGAACTACAGGCCGTGCTTCAGCAGGCAGATTAG
- a CDS encoding PIG-L deacetylase family protein, with product MDLLVVVPHPDDEVFGAGGTLIQYADWGLETGLITLTKGEAGRTLGLCAPERLGDFRAEELKRAVDILKVGHFELHDFPNGRPNSSLEGEARGHGFATPNGVADHPEIVDLLLWRFEVLRPRAIITFAPNGSNRHPDHVATHQFVVQAARKSGQKIKLFFYAPPQPLPEYLEGWLPPTHVRQLPMDALLQKLRAMAQHRTQALSVLNFMDRFSHRLASETFHLAGYEGPVQHELLWYAGR from the coding sequence ATGGACTTGCTGGTGGTGGTTCCCCATCCCGATGATGAAGTGTTTGGTGCGGGGGGGACGCTTATTCAATATGCCGACTGGGGTCTGGAAACGGGCCTGATCACTTTGACCAAAGGCGAAGCAGGGCGAACCCTGGGCCTGTGTGCGCCTGAGAGGCTGGGGGATTTTCGTGCAGAGGAGCTGAAGCGCGCCGTGGACATCCTTAAGGTGGGCCACTTCGAACTCCACGATTTTCCCAACGGGCGGCCCAATAGCTCGCTGGAAGGGGAGGCCAGGGGGCACGGCTTTGCAACCCCCAATGGGGTGGCCGATCATCCTGAAATTGTGGACTTGCTGCTGTGGCGCTTTGAAGTATTGCGGCCCAGGGCCATTATTACCTTTGCCCCCAACGGCTCCAACCGCCACCCCGACCACGTGGCCACCCACCAGTTTGTGGTACAAGCGGCCCGGAAGTCGGGGCAAAAGATCAAACTATTTTTTTATGCACCGCCTCAACCCCTGCCGGAGTACCTCGAGGGTTGGTTGCCCCCCACCCATGTGCGCCAATTGCCCATGGATGCCTTGCTGCAAAAACTGCGGGCCATGGCCCAACACCGCACCCAGGCGCTCTCAGTGCTCAATTTCATGGACCGTTTCAGCCACCGTCTGGCCAGCGAGACTTTTCACCTGGCGGGCTACGAGGGGCCTGTGCAGCACGAGCTGCTCTGGTATGCCGGGCGGTAG
- the trpE gene encoding anthranilate synthase component I, translated as MPTVPVKKTLLADLETPVTAYLKLSEKSSPSFLLESVEGGKAWARWSFVGVGARKVWRLKEGVFTLNGQTLKTTDPLRTLYQAIHRPIVPDPDLPLFWGGAVGYAAYDLIRYYEQLPSQKPDLLEIPDLLFVEPEVVVVFDQFKQQMHIVAPALEEERAEALKRIAWAEKKLHGPLPGVPGERAGRRLDFSQNVSQAEYEGMVERALEYIRAGDIFQVVPSLRLSAPLNVHPFAVYRALRAVNPSPYMGFLDLGEVTLISSSPESLLRSDGRRVVTRPIAGTRRRGKDAAEDQALAEELLSDEKERAEHVMLVDLSRNDLGRVCRYGSVRPTQLMAVEHYSHVMHIVSTVEGELREDKTPLDALASVLPMGTVSGAPKIRAMEIIEELEPSRRGAYGGAFGYVAYDGHMDVALTLRTMVIAQEQLHIQAGAGVVYDSNPSAEYQECLNKAQAMLKAVRLAEEGL; from the coding sequence ATGCCCACAGTTCCGGTCAAGAAAACCCTGCTGGCCGACCTCGAGACCCCCGTTACGGCCTACTTGAAGCTTTCCGAAAAAAGCAGCCCCAGCTTTCTGCTGGAGTCGGTGGAGGGGGGCAAGGCCTGGGCGAGGTGGAGCTTTGTGGGGGTGGGAGCGCGCAAGGTGTGGCGGCTGAAGGAGGGGGTGTTTACCCTGAATGGGCAAACCCTAAAGACCACCGACCCCCTGCGCACCCTCTACCAGGCCATCCACCGGCCCATCGTACCCGACCCCGACCTGCCCCTTTTTTGGGGCGGCGCGGTGGGCTATGCGGCCTACGACCTGATTCGCTATTACGAGCAGCTACCCAGCCAGAAGCCCGATTTGCTCGAGATCCCCGACCTCTTATTTGTCGAGCCCGAGGTGGTGGTGGTTTTCGACCAGTTTAAGCAGCAGATGCACATCGTGGCTCCTGCCCTGGAGGAAGAGCGGGCCGAGGCCCTGAAGCGCATCGCCTGGGCTGAGAAAAAGCTCCACGGCCCCCTGCCCGGCGTACCCGGTGAGCGGGCAGGGCGACGCCTGGACTTTAGCCAGAACGTTTCGCAGGCCGAGTATGAGGGCATGGTGGAGCGGGCGCTGGAGTACATCCGGGCGGGCGACATTTTCCAGGTGGTGCCCAGTTTGCGGCTATCGGCTCCCCTCAATGTGCACCCTTTTGCCGTCTATCGTGCGCTGCGCGCGGTGAACCCCAGCCCCTACATGGGTTTCCTGGATCTGGGAGAGGTAACGCTCATTTCCAGCAGCCCCGAAAGCCTCTTGCGTTCGGACGGTCGGAGGGTGGTGACCCGCCCCATTGCGGGCACCCGCCGGCGGGGCAAAGACGCAGCGGAAGACCAGGCCCTGGCCGAGGAATTGCTCTCCGACGAAAAAGAACGGGCCGAACATGTGATGCTGGTCGACCTCTCGCGCAACGACTTGGGCCGGGTCTGCCGCTATGGCAGCGTCAGGCCCACCCAGCTCATGGCGGTGGAGCACTACTCGCACGTGATGCACATCGTTTCTACGGTAGAGGGCGAGCTGCGCGAGGATAAAACCCCCCTCGATGCCCTGGCCTCGGTGCTGCCGATGGGCACCGTCTCGGGAGCGCCCAAGATCCGGGCCATGGAGATTATCGAGGAGCTCGAGCCCTCGCGTCGAGGCGCCTATGGCGGGGCTTTTGGCTATGTGGCCTACGACGGGCACATGGATGTGGCCCTGACCTTGCGCACGATGGTGATTGCCCAGGAGCAGCTGCACATCCAGGCCGGGGCCGGGGTGGTCTACGACTCCAACCCCTCGGCAGAGTACCAGGAGTGTTTGAACAAAGCCCAGGCCATGCTTAAGGCGGTGCGGCTGGCGGAGGAGGGGCTTTAG
- a CDS encoding amidase family protein, protein MPRRLQLFSALVFLGLGLVVWWAMSQAAEKRLNPNKRDWESFVARQVAEQTAEHSYPLRRPLDFGPFEAALAQLETPLLEHLQTLTQQATIPELQAEMQAGRLTSEQLTLFYLWRIRRYNDRLRAYLELNPAVLEEARARDAERRQGKLRGVLHGIPLSLKDNISTVGPLHTTAGAAVLAEHMADQDAFIVQKLRAAGAVILGKNNLSEWANFMTSQSVNGYSTLGGHTRNPYGPFDVGGSSSGTAVAVAANLAVAGIGSETSGSLIYPAAQNSVFTLKPTLGLVSRDRIIPITAAQDTAGPMTKSAADLAVLMSVIAGHDPTDTTTEIAARFSFPATPPAFSLPLRVGWVQHTQRKGDAEALAQVAQVLSTLGVEVVEVPFSESSIQMMPVLHAGMRRDLARYLQTTGAAIRGLQEVIEYNRQHPEAMRYGQDLLEASLAHPFSEAEYEALVSKNHLQGSERLLDMMQTSQVEVLLTVSNSLSVLTSTSGFPVVNLPAGYRESGEPVGASLVAQPLQDPLLIGLAQAVADQLNIHKPPVLP, encoded by the coding sequence ATGCCCAGAAGGCTACAACTGTTCTCGGCCCTGGTTTTCCTGGGTTTGGGGCTGGTAGTGTGGTGGGCGATGAGCCAGGCTGCCGAAAAACGTCTGAATCCGAATAAACGCGACTGGGAAAGCTTTGTGGCCCGTCAGGTGGCCGAACAAACTGCCGAGCACAGCTATCCACTGCGGCGGCCCCTGGACTTTGGCCCCTTCGAGGCGGCGCTGGCGCAGCTTGAGACACCCCTGCTCGAGCATTTGCAAACCCTGACCCAGCAGGCCACCATCCCAGAACTTCAGGCCGAAATGCAGGCCGGACGCCTCACCTCTGAGCAGCTCACGCTGTTTTACCTGTGGCGCATCCGGCGCTACAACGACCGGTTGCGGGCTTATCTGGAACTGAACCCGGCGGTGCTCGAGGAAGCCCGCGCCCGCGACGCAGAGCGTCGGCAGGGAAAGCTGCGCGGGGTGCTCCACGGCATTCCCCTCAGCCTCAAGGACAACATCTCCACGGTAGGCCCCCTGCACACCACCGCGGGCGCTGCCGTGCTGGCCGAGCACATGGCCGACCAGGATGCCTTTATTGTGCAGAAGTTGCGGGCTGCCGGGGCAGTGATTCTGGGCAAGAACAACCTTTCGGAGTGGGCCAACTTCATGACCAGCCAGTCGGTAAACGGCTACAGCACCCTGGGCGGTCATACCCGCAACCCCTACGGCCCCTTTGACGTGGGGGGCAGCAGCAGCGGCACCGCCGTAGCAGTGGCGGCCAACCTGGCCGTGGCCGGCATCGGCTCCGAAACCTCCGGCTCGCTCATCTACCCCGCCGCCCAAAACAGCGTGTTCACCCTCAAACCCACCCTGGGCCTGGTCAGCCGCGATCGCATCATCCCCATCACTGCCGCCCAGGACACCGCCGGCCCCATGACCAAAAGCGCCGCCGACCTGGCCGTGCTGATGTCGGTGATAGCAGGCCACGACCCTACCGATACCACCACAGAAATTGCCGCCCGATTCTCTTTCCCTGCCACCCCGCCCGCTTTCTCCCTGCCCCTTCGGGTGGGCTGGGTACAGCACACCCAGCGCAAGGGCGATGCGGAAGCCCTGGCGCAGGTGGCCCAGGTGCTCTCTACGCTGGGCGTAGAGGTGGTGGAAGTGCCTTTTTCGGAAAGCTCCATCCAGATGATGCCGGTGTTGCACGCCGGCATGCGGCGCGATCTGGCCCGGTATCTGCAAACCACCGGGGCAGCCATTCGGGGTCTGCAAGAGGTGATCGAGTACAACCGCCAGCACCCCGAGGCCATGCGCTATGGGCAGGATTTGCTCGAGGCCTCGCTCGCCCACCCGTTTTCCGAGGCCGAGTACGAAGCCCTGGTTTCCAAGAACCACCTGCAGGGCAGCGAACGTCTTCTGGACATGATGCAAACGAGCCAGGTGGAGGTGCTGCTGACGGTGAGCAACAGCCTGAGCGTGCTCACCTCCACCTCGGGTTTCCCGGTCGTGAACCTACCGGCAGGTTACCGCGAAAGCGGTGAACCGGTCGGGGCCTCACTGGTAGCACAACCCCTGCAAGATCCGCTGCTCATCGGGCTGGCCCAGGCAGTAGCAGACCAGCTTAACATCCACAAACCCCCTGTTCTTCCGTAA
- a CDS encoding glycosyltransferase family 2 protein has product MISVIVPTHNRRTLLEKKLRGLETQAGELEVIVVADGCTDDTLAFLQGYHPPYPLQVLQTGQGYGQGLGAANARNQGAKAARGNLLLFSDDDVMPQAGWIEAHRRAHTHPRTVAVGRLILPPELRGSGAAELLGPKAFWWHVTGNNTSMPKALFEEVGGYDPAFSAYGGEDSDLGYRLMRAGMRLVFVREAVALHEAPEHRTRAVQKARQAGAAHVRVWQKHGDPRIAWALGVHPTLLAVKMALLPSLKGLLGGRGDYELAFAWGAWEALEASKNTRT; this is encoded by the coding sequence ATGATTTCGGTTATTGTGCCGACCCACAACCGGCGCACCTTGCTGGAAAAAAAGCTGCGCGGCCTGGAAACCCAGGCGGGCGAGCTCGAGGTCATTGTGGTGGCCGACGGCTGCACCGACGACACCCTGGCCTTTTTGCAGGGCTACCATCCGCCCTATCCCCTGCAGGTACTTCAGACCGGCCAGGGCTATGGGCAGGGTCTTGGGGCCGCGAATGCCCGCAATCAGGGGGCCAAGGCTGCTCGGGGCAACTTATTGCTCTTCTCCGATGACGACGTGATGCCCCAGGCGGGCTGGATCGAGGCCCACCGGCGGGCCCATACCCACCCCCGCACGGTGGCGGTAGGGCGGCTGATACTGCCCCCCGAACTGCGTGGCAGCGGGGCCGCCGAGCTCCTGGGGCCAAAGGCCTTCTGGTGGCACGTGACCGGCAACAACACCTCTATGCCCAAAGCGCTGTTTGAGGAGGTGGGCGGCTACGACCCCGCCTTCAGCGCCTATGGCGGTGAGGACTCCGACCTGGGCTACCGTCTGATGAGAGCAGGGATGCGGCTGGTTTTCGTGCGGGAGGCGGTAGCGTTGCACGAAGCCCCCGAGCACCGCACCCGGGCTGTCCAGAAAGCGCGGCAGGCGGGTGCAGCCCATGTGCGGGTCTGGCAAAAGCACGGTGACCCCCGGATTGCCTGGGCCCTGGGCGTACATCCCACCCTGCTGGCCGTGAAGATGGCTTTGTTGCCCAGCCTGAAAGGGCTGCTGGGAGGCCGGGGCGATTATGAGCTGGCCTTTGCCTGGGGGGCCTGGGAGGCCCTCGAGGCCAGCAAGAACACACGAACCTAA
- a CDS encoding lipid-A-disaccharide synthase-related protein: MRKIVVVSNGHGEDIIGAVLAWELQRLGYELQAVPLVGRGQAYEQAGFAVLGPRQEMPSGGFALQSLAAIWADLKAGWVSMSLAHYRAVREATREAVATLVVGDIYALLVGHFMGRPPLFLMQCRSSLRAWQPQGWSRPYSALERFLMRRAVGVYPREPEGEHWLRAHGVPHARYLGNPMLDAPEQGPLDLTPPYLLLLPGSRSDAYESLPKMLEAVRLLNDLGLTPVVAWAGLPMEAVAGWWLESTGKEVGLTHRFQHPDGTGVYLAQKAFKTVLEGAAVGISTSGTAAEQAAGFGVPLVGFPTGGPQYTRIFAAQQKRLLGEALLLVEPHPQAIAQGVRQLLASPERLKQARADGQAAMGVPGAARRIALEIHGLLQATDSGQGQSPSR; encoded by the coding sequence ATGAGAAAAATTGTGGTGGTTTCCAATGGCCACGGCGAGGACATCATCGGGGCGGTGCTGGCCTGGGAGCTGCAAAGGCTGGGCTACGAGCTACAGGCGGTGCCGCTGGTGGGCCGCGGCCAAGCCTACGAGCAGGCGGGCTTTGCTGTGCTGGGGCCGCGCCAGGAGATGCCCTCGGGCGGCTTCGCACTGCAAAGCCTGGCGGCCATCTGGGCCGACCTGAAAGCGGGCTGGGTCTCGATGAGCCTGGCGCACTACCGCGCCGTGAGGGAGGCTACGCGGGAAGCAGTGGCTACGTTGGTAGTGGGGGATATCTATGCCCTGCTGGTGGGCCATTTTATGGGTCGACCTCCGCTTTTTTTGATGCAGTGCCGCTCCTCGCTGCGGGCCTGGCAGCCGCAGGGCTGGAGCCGGCCTTATAGCGCCCTCGAGCGCTTTCTGATGCGCCGGGCGGTGGGGGTGTATCCGCGCGAACCGGAGGGCGAGCACTGGCTCAGGGCCCACGGGGTGCCTCACGCCCGCTACCTGGGCAACCCCATGCTCGATGCGCCAGAACAGGGGCCGCTCGATCTGACCCCACCCTATTTACTGCTCCTGCCGGGCTCGCGCAGCGATGCCTACGAAAGCCTGCCCAAAATGCTCGAGGCGGTTCGTCTCTTGAACGATCTGGGCCTCACACCGGTGGTGGCCTGGGCCGGCCTGCCTATGGAGGCCGTGGCCGGGTGGTGGCTGGAAAGCACCGGCAAAGAGGTGGGCCTGACCCACCGCTTTCAGCACCCCGACGGCACGGGGGTCTACCTGGCGCAAAAAGCCTTCAAAACTGTGCTGGAAGGGGCTGCCGTCGGTATTTCCACCAGCGGCACAGCCGCCGAACAGGCCGCTGGCTTTGGGGTGCCGCTGGTGGGGTTTCCCACCGGTGGGCCGCAGTACACCAGGATCTTCGCGGCCCAGCAAAAGCGCTTGTTGGGCGAAGCCCTGCTGCTGGTAGAACCCCACCCCCAGGCCATTGCCCAGGGTGTACGGCAGTTGCTGGCCTCGCCCGAACGCCTTAAGCAAGCCCGGGCCGACGGACAGGCCGCCATGGGCGTGCCTGGGGCGGCCCGGCGAATTGCCCTGGAGATTCACGGGCTGTTGCAGGCTACGGATTCGGGCCAAGGGCAATCCCCGTCTCGATGA
- a CDS encoding aminodeoxychorismate/anthranilate synthase component II, with product MKPQATGHEPQARILMIDNYDSFTYNLVQYLGELGADLTVWRNDRFELKDVEDFDPDGIVVSPGPCTPREAGLSVPLIQQYAPKYPILGVCLGHQSIGEAFGARVLRHRVIVHGKTSRIEHDGSGVFTGLATPLTATRYHSLVVQDLPEELEVNAWVEEAGGRTVMGLRHRHYPTHGVQFHPESVLTEGGQQMLGNFLQVCR from the coding sequence ATGAAGCCACAAGCAACAGGCCACGAGCCACAAGCCCGAATTCTGATGATTGATAACTACGACTCCTTTACCTACAACCTGGTGCAGTACCTGGGCGAGCTGGGTGCAGATTTGACGGTCTGGCGGAACGACCGCTTCGAGCTGAAGGACGTGGAAGACTTCGACCCCGACGGTATCGTGGTTTCGCCTGGCCCCTGTACGCCCAGGGAGGCGGGTCTGTCGGTGCCGCTGATACAGCAGTACGCGCCCAAGTATCCCATCCTGGGCGTATGTCTGGGCCACCAGAGCATTGGCGAGGCCTTTGGGGCTCGGGTTTTGCGACATCGGGTCATCGTGCATGGCAAAACCAGTCGCATCGAGCACGACGGCAGCGGGGTATTTACCGGTCTTGCCACCCCCCTGACGGCCACCCGCTACCACTCGTTGGTGGTGCAGGATTTGCCGGAGGAGCTCGAGGTTAATGCCTGGGTAGAGGAGGCCGGAGGCCGCACCGTGATGGGCCTGCGCCACCGCCATTACCCGACCCACGGCGTGCAATTTCACCCCGAGTCCGTGCTGACCGAGGGTGGCCAGCAGATGCTGGGCAATTTTCTGCAGGTGTGCCGATAA
- a CDS encoding four helix bundle protein, producing the protein MGPSSVQNLEIWKEGIQLVKEIYRLTRTWPKEEAYGLTAQVRRAAISIPANIPEGVGRASPGDTARFVQMALGSAYELDTLLEIARELGFSTADEIAPLQTKIVQQCRQVSSFIRYQENHPNLKKPKPRGRT; encoded by the coding sequence ATGGGGCCCTCCAGCGTACAAAACCTGGAAATATGGAAAGAAGGCATACAGCTTGTAAAGGAGATTTACCGCCTCACTCGAACTTGGCCCAAAGAAGAAGCCTACGGTCTCACAGCCCAGGTTCGACGTGCAGCCATATCTATACCTGCAAACATCCCCGAGGGGGTAGGCCGAGCCTCTCCGGGCGACACAGCGCGGTTTGTTCAGATGGCCTTAGGTTCAGCTTACGAGCTCGATACCCTGCTCGAGATTGCCCGAGAGCTGGGGTTCAGCACAGCCGATGAAATAGCGCCTCTGCAAACCAAAATAGTTCAGCAATGCCGTCAGGTATCCAGCTTTATTCGATACCAGGAGAACCACCCCAATCTGAAAAAACCCAAACCTCGAGGTAGAACATGA